The Aneurinibacillus uraniidurans genome segment AATCATGGTGAATGCAGCACCCAGTCGTCTCGCTGTTTCGAGTTCATGTACATTCATTAGAAAACCACCATCTCCAGAGACAACAACGACTGAGGAATGAGGTTCAACCAGTTTACTTGCAATACCTGCTGGCAGGGAGCCTCCCATTGATGCAAAGCCGTTATAAATGATGGTTCGACCCGGTATTTTTGGCTGATACCATCGTGATACCCATACCTTGTGTAATCCGACATCTGATATAACGAGTGTGTTCTCGGGGAGTTTCTCTGACAGGGTTAACATTACATGACGCGGCAGTTCCTCCTGGTTATGTGAAATGGAAGTGATTTCTGCCAGGCGATGGGATCGAATTTCATTATGCAAGGTAGGTTCCGGCTGCTGCTCAATGAAACGTGTTAGCAGCGTAAGGGTATGACGTAAATCACCAACGAGCTCTGTTACGGTAGGGAAATGCTCATCTACATCGACAGGTGTCTCATGAATGTGCACAACGCGACGGGCATGGTCAAAGTTCCATGTTGCTGGCTCATATTCAACAAGATCGAATCCAATCGCAATGACTAAATCTGCTTCAGATAGGGGTCGTAGTACTTTTTGCGAATACGGTTTTCCGCCTACGGTAAAGAGGTTTCGCGGATGTTCGAAAGGCAGAATCCCTTTTGCCATAAATGTATTGACTAAAGGAAGATTGGACTTATCTACTAAAGCGCGAACCTCGTTCCACGCTTGTGAGCGAATAACCCCATTTCCTGCTAAAATAACGGGACGACTTGCTTGGGAAATGATATCAACAGCCGACTGTATCATCGATTCGTTTACAAGAGGGGGGGAGAGATGCGATTTTAGTAATGGACGTCCCTCAATATCCTTTTGAGCTACATCTTCTGGTAGTTGAATATGTATAGCGCCGGGGCTTTCCATGACAGCAAGCTGGAACGACTTGCGAATCACCTCTGGAATGATACTTGCGTGTAATACTTGCTGACTGTACTTCGTAATTGGTTCAAACATCTTAACGGTATCAATGTTTTGATGAGATTCTTTATGCAATCGTGTTCGTGTTGCTTGTCCTGTAATCGCCACAAGGGGAACCCGATCCAGATGTGCGTTGGCCACGCCAGTGACCAGGTTGGCAGCACCTGGGCCAAGTGTCGCCAGGCAGACACCGGGTTTACCGGTCAGGCGGCCGTACATATCGGCCATAAATGCGGCCCCTTGCTCGTGTCTTGCGATTACAAACTGAATCGAGGAGCGAGAGATAGAGTCCATTAGATCAATATTTTCTTCACCAGGAATGCCAAAAATGTATTCCACGCCTTCCGCTTCTAAACATTGCACAAATAAATCGCTTGCTTTCATAACTATCGCACGCTTGAGAGCCTATTTCGTTACTCAAGCTACCTCCTTTCATGTTACAGTTCTGATTTTATGGTTTCACACTGCGTACACATGTATACGTACCTCTGTATAGCAATACCCATATGAAAGTTGCTTGACATATACTGATTTTAGAAGTATCATACTAATATAAAGTTTATAACTAAAAGTAAGTAATAGTATAAATCAAGGAGGATGAAATGATGAATTTTGGTCTATTGCTCATTCGTTTAGTTGTAGGAGTAAGTTTTATGGGGCACGGCGCACAAAAATTATTTGGTTGGTTCGGAGGATATGGTCCGAAAGGGACTGGAGGTTGGATGGAATCTATTGGAATTAAACCGGGTGTAATGATGGCGGTTCTTGCCGGATTGAGTGAATTACTCGGAGGATTGCTATTTGCAAGTGGATTCTTGACTCCAATAGGTGCGGCTTTGATTGTGATCACGATGTTGATGGCGATTATCAAAGTTCATGGACCAAATGGATACTGGGTTACATCCAATGGATACGAATATAACTTACTGCTCATAGTAGTCGCAATAGGTGTGGCTTTGACTGGTGCTGGTGCATATTCCGTTGATTCCTTGTTAAACATGTAAAAAATGATAGGAGTTGTGAAACGATGGCAGCATTTCGTTCAATTGTGGGAGCCTTTAAAGGGGCTCCCTTCCATATGGTAGGGGACGGTTTTCGAGTATCAAACTATTTCCCGTCAGGAAATAGTTTTCAGCAGCGTATCAGTCCCTTTATTTTATTGGACTATAATTCACCTTTCGAATTTCCACCGAGTTCCACTCCGAAAGGTGTAGGAGCACATCCACATCGAGGTTTTGAAACGGTGACGATTGCCTATGAGGGTTATGTAGAACATCATGATAATGCAGGAAATCATGGGATCATTGGTCCCGGCGATGTGCAATGGATGACGGCTGGTTCTGGTGTTTTGCATAAAGAATATCAAGAAAAGTCATTTTCTCAGCGCGGTGGCGAACTTCATATGATTCAATTATGGGTTAATCTCCCAAAACAATATAAAATGAGTTCACCTAAATACCAAGCCCTTTTAGACGAACAAATGAGTCGGGTGGAGCTTCCAAACGATGGTGGTAGAATCCGCATTATCGCAGGTGAGTTGGAAGGTGTAAAAGGTCCTGCTCAAACATTTACTCCTGTCAATCTTTTTGATATTACATTTAAAGAACATGGTAAAGCTCGGTTTACTCTCCCTTCTATGTTCAATACTGGCTTATTAGTGCTTAAAGGAAAAGTAAAAATCAACGAAACAAATGAATACTCCGAAACCGATTTTGTTTTATTTGAAAATGAACAAGGAGAAATCGAAGTAGAAGGAATCACCGAAAATGCGCTGGTGATCGTAATGAGCGGTGAGCCAATTAACGAACCGATGATACAGTACGGACCGTTTGTCATGAATACCAAACAAGAAATCGTTCAAGCTTATGAAGATTTTCAATCAGGGAAATTTGGCAGCCCTAATTTTTAAATACCCAGCATTCAAAACTAAGAGCAACATGTATCTATGTTGAAAATTGACCAATGTAAAAGCCACATTAATTTGTGGCTTTTTTTATGGATTGATAAATATTCTGATAGTTCCATTTGAATTAATGTGGCACTACTAGTTCAAAATTAAAAAAATAAAAATAAAAATAACTAGTGAGCTACATTATCTGTGTTACATTTATTGGATTTTGTTCAGAATTTGTTCAGTAGCGTAATGTATAATTTGACAATAGTTGCTGCTATGCAGCCTATGTTTGATAAAAGGAGGAGTGCATTATGTCCGATACTACACTTTCCTTATAAGTCAAAACCTGAAGCCCTACGCCAATATCAGTTCAGGATTCTGCAGACTACGGTATTTGGGATACTATCTGTGTGATTTTTGGGAATGAAGGTGGAGAACTATGAATAAGGAAGAAGTAATATTATGAAGGAATCATTCAGTCCCTGTGCAGTAGTCGAGGCATTAATTCATATAAAAGAAGAGATTAAAAATAAAATTATGGATTCATCAATCACTTGGGAAGAACGTCTTTTGCTTTATGAAGCGACCCAAAGGATTAACAAATATATCAAAGAGATTAGAGAAGGTTAAACATAATTATCTAATCTTAGAAGGGAGTCAAGATGAATATAAAGAGGTCTAACTTTGACTTCGTTGGTTTTTGTTTAAAACATGATATTATTAATCACCATGGCATACTGCTTTTAGCAGCAAACACCACAATAGGTAAAGAACATATTGTATTGCTTATGAATAATCATATCATTTTAACCGAACATGATTTCATTTCAGAACAAGAAAATAATCTTGCTCCCCAAAAAGATACGATAACAGAAAAACTGATTGAAGAAGCAACCCTACAAGTAAAAGATATTTTTCAATTTGTACGGAAGAGAAATAAAATTCCTATACTAGAAGTGAGAAACCATATTATCCCTGTAATTCATCAAGCATCTGAAAATAGCGATGTAGTTCAATTGTTTTCCATGCTGCAATCAAAAGATGATTATACCTATCGACATAACATTGGGGTAGGGGTATTTGCTACTTTGATTGGAAAGTGGTTACATTTACATGAATCTGATTTGAAATTGCTGACCATTTCGGCTACGTTACATGATGTGGGAAAAATGAAAATTCCCGATGAGATTTTAAATAAACCAGGTAGATTAACGGCTGCGGAATACGATGAAATCAAGAAACATACGACTTATGGATATGAAATGCTAAAAAAAACAATAGGTATTTCTCCTACATGCGCTCTTGTTGCTTTACAGCATCATGAGCGAGAAGATGGAAGTGGATATCCATTTGGATTGAAAGGTGATAAAATTCATCAATTCAGTAAAATTGTAGCGGTGGCTGATATTTTTCACGCTATGACTTCTAAGCGTGCTTATCACGAACCTGCTCCCTTTTATAAAGTCATTAACCAGATGCAAGAAGATCGGTTTGGCAAATTGGACCCTAAAATAATCAGATTATTCTTGCATAAAATCATGATGATTCTTATAGGTAGTGAGGTTGTTCTTTCAGACGGAAGAAAAGGGGAAATTGTAATGATTCATACCCATGAACCTGCTCGGCCACTTGTCAAAATAGGAAATGAATTTATTGATTTAAGTAAAAGTTCATCGATAAATATAGAACAGATCGCACTTCCTTACGCTTAAATTTAGAATAAAGAAGACAGTCTGGTGTTGGTCCACCAAGCGATCGAGATACAAATAGCCGCTTCTCCACAAGGAAGCGGCTCAAAGATTCGTATTTCTAGTAATAGACTTCCCAGTGCTTTGCAGGCTCAAAGGAGGTCTATTTTTCTTTCTTCATGACAGCAATGGTCAGCTCATCCCTCCTTTTCATGCGGGGATGAGCTGACTACCCTTGAGAGAGCCATATCTACTTGTTTCTATGTGTGAATACTCATGGTGTGCGAAATAAGATCGCTTTAGATTTAGCAACAAGCTCTTGTTTATCGTTATAAATCGAACATTCCGTATGGATTAAAGTTCTACCCTGTTTTTCAATTTGGGCATGTGCTATCAAGTATGTACCAGTAGCAGGTTTTAAAAAGGAAACATTTAAATCGACGGTTACGACTTGTTGTATACCGTGCTCATTTGCTGGAATCAAGTTTGACATGGCTACATCAGCCAATGAAGAAATGACTCCCCCGTGTACAACCCCTGCACTGTTAATGAAGAGGTCTTGAACTGGTAATCGAACTTGTAATTTATTATCATCAAGCTTTTTATATTCAAAACCTAAAAATTCGTCAAACAGCTGTTTTATAAACATGCATACACCTCCTAGAGAAAATGACAATATGTATACATTACATATTCGTTTATGTTCGTAAGCTATCCTGCCCGTTATTGAAATAAGGAAAGTGTTGAAAAAATAGGCTTATCCTTTGGAACCGTACAGGCACGGACTGGGCGCGGAGTTCATACCCTGAGATAAGGTGAAAAACATCTCGGGGGTGACGCTATGTCAAGCTTGTTCGCAATGCTAACTATGTTTTTCAAAGACATGATGA includes the following:
- a CDS encoding acetolactate synthase large subunit, with amino-acid sequence MKASDLFVQCLEAEGVEYIFGIPGEENIDLMDSISRSSIQFVIARHEQGAAFMADMYGRLTGKPGVCLATLGPGAANLVTGVANAHLDRVPLVAITGQATRTRLHKESHQNIDTVKMFEPITKYSQQVLHASIIPEVIRKSFQLAVMESPGAIHIQLPEDVAQKDIEGRPLLKSHLSPPLVNESMIQSAVDIISQASRPVILAGNGVIRSQAWNEVRALVDKSNLPLVNTFMAKGILPFEHPRNLFTVGGKPYSQKVLRPLSEADLVIAIGFDLVEYEPATWNFDHARRVVHIHETPVDVDEHFPTVTELVGDLRHTLTLLTRFIEQQPEPTLHNEIRSHRLAEITSISHNQEELPRHVMLTLSEKLPENTLVISDVGLHKVWVSRWYQPKIPGRTIIYNGFASMGGSLPAGIASKLVEPHSSVVVVSGDGGFLMNVHELETARRLGAAFTMIVFTDKTYSLIQKKQRDANLAVTGISFSNPDFQLLAKSFGVEYYRAETPESFDDCLQSAIGSNKLNLIEVVL
- a CDS encoding DoxX family protein, whose protein sequence is MMNFGLLLIRLVVGVSFMGHGAQKLFGWFGGYGPKGTGGWMESIGIKPGVMMAVLAGLSELLGGLLFASGFLTPIGAALIVITMLMAIIKVHGPNGYWVTSNGYEYNLLLIVVAIGVALTGAGAYSVDSLLNM
- a CDS encoding pirin family protein, which gives rise to MAAFRSIVGAFKGAPFHMVGDGFRVSNYFPSGNSFQQRISPFILLDYNSPFEFPPSSTPKGVGAHPHRGFETVTIAYEGYVEHHDNAGNHGIIGPGDVQWMTAGSGVLHKEYQEKSFSQRGGELHMIQLWVNLPKQYKMSSPKYQALLDEQMSRVELPNDGGRIRIIAGELEGVKGPAQTFTPVNLFDITFKEHGKARFTLPSMFNTGLLVLKGKVKINETNEYSETDFVLFENEQGEIEVEGITENALVIVMSGEPINEPMIQYGPFVMNTKQEIVQAYEDFQSGKFGSPNF
- a CDS encoding HD-GYP domain-containing protein codes for the protein MNIKRSNFDFVGFCLKHDIINHHGILLLAANTTIGKEHIVLLMNNHIILTEHDFISEQENNLAPQKDTITEKLIEEATLQVKDIFQFVRKRNKIPILEVRNHIIPVIHQASENSDVVQLFSMLQSKDDYTYRHNIGVGVFATLIGKWLHLHESDLKLLTISATLHDVGKMKIPDEILNKPGRLTAAEYDEIKKHTTYGYEMLKKTIGISPTCALVALQHHEREDGSGYPFGLKGDKIHQFSKIVAVADIFHAMTSKRAYHEPAPFYKVINQMQEDRFGKLDPKIIRLFLHKIMMILIGSEVVLSDGRKGEIVMIHTHEPARPLVKIGNEFIDLSKSSSINIEQIALPYA
- a CDS encoding PaaI family thioesterase; this translates as MFIKQLFDEFLGFEYKKLDDNKLQVRLPVQDLFINSAGVVHGGVISSLADVAMSNLIPANEHGIQQVVTVDLNVSFLKPATGTYLIAHAQIEKQGRTLIHTECSIYNDKQELVAKSKAILFRTP